Proteins from a single region of Runella sp. SP2:
- a CDS encoding OmpA family protein: MKSTLIAFSCFIFPTAFVFAQLKVENLGNAINSEYNEINPVISPDGKTLYFGRVSHPQNAHGQEGSQDIWFSEWQNSQWSLAKRMTPPLNKEEYNCAYSVTPDGNTLLIMGAYDRGAYETRGFSFSKRTVNGWSAPSKLNIPGLEGMSKGEYMCGFLSNDGKTLLMAFSEKKRSTKDDLYVSFLQKNGTWTKPQSLGVEVNTDDFTETTPFLASDGATIYFSSDRPGGQGSNDIYYTKRIDKTWKRWSKPVNLGQAINTDGYDAYYTIAAAGDYAYMVSKKNTLGKGDIVRIKIKSDEPSAAPIVPAPDPVALVSGKVVDTKTGKPIDARIIYENLADGTEVGTAQTDPRTGEYKIVLPKGVKYGVRAVAKDFIAEAQSIDLTNMKGGFQEVNGTNLTLVPIEINAVGVLNNLFFDTGKAALRPESNAELDRMVLTFNENPGLVMEIGGHTDNVGTDAANLKLSQERADSVREYFIGKGIEPDRVQSKGYGEAKPKATNDTEEGRQINRRVEFKILKK; the protein is encoded by the coding sequence ATGAAGTCAACTCTTATTGCTTTTAGCTGTTTTATTTTTCCAACTGCGTTTGTTTTTGCCCAGCTTAAAGTCGAAAACCTAGGCAATGCCATCAACTCCGAATACAACGAAATCAACCCCGTCATTTCTCCCGACGGCAAAACCCTCTATTTTGGGCGGGTAAGCCACCCCCAAAACGCCCACGGCCAAGAAGGAAGCCAAGACATTTGGTTTTCGGAATGGCAAAATAGCCAATGGAGTTTGGCCAAACGAATGACTCCTCCGCTCAACAAAGAGGAATACAACTGTGCCTACAGTGTCACCCCCGATGGCAATACCTTGCTGATTATGGGCGCTTACGACCGTGGTGCCTACGAAACGCGCGGATTTTCGTTTAGTAAGCGTACTGTCAATGGCTGGTCAGCGCCCAGTAAATTGAATATTCCAGGCTTGGAAGGAATGAGCAAAGGCGAATACATGTGCGGTTTTTTATCGAACGATGGAAAAACGCTACTCATGGCTTTTAGCGAGAAAAAACGTAGTACCAAAGACGATTTGTACGTGAGTTTTCTCCAAAAAAATGGCACTTGGACCAAACCCCAAAGCCTCGGCGTAGAAGTAAATACCGACGATTTTACGGAAACAACACCGTTTCTTGCCTCTGATGGCGCCACCATTTATTTTTCGAGCGACCGACCAGGGGGACAAGGTAGCAACGATATTTATTACACCAAACGCATTGATAAAACGTGGAAGCGGTGGTCAAAGCCTGTTAATCTAGGCCAAGCTATCAACACCGACGGCTACGATGCCTATTATACCATTGCAGCCGCAGGTGATTATGCCTACATGGTTTCCAAGAAAAACACCCTCGGCAAAGGAGACATCGTTCGCATTAAAATCAAGTCGGATGAGCCTTCAGCCGCGCCTATCGTACCTGCACCTGACCCTGTAGCATTGGTCAGTGGAAAGGTTGTTGATACCAAAACAGGCAAACCAATTGACGCCCGCATCATTTACGAAAACTTGGCCGACGGTACGGAAGTAGGAACTGCCCAAACCGACCCCCGCACGGGAGAATATAAAATCGTATTGCCCAAGGGTGTGAAGTATGGCGTACGGGCAGTGGCCAAAGACTTTATCGCTGAAGCTCAGAGCATCGACCTTACCAACATGAAAGGTGGGTTTCAGGAAGTAAACGGTACTAACCTCACGCTTGTACCGATTGAAATCAATGCGGTTGGGGTACTAAACAACCTCTTTTTCGATACTGGTAAAGCCGCCTTACGTCCCGAATCTAATGCCGAGCTTGACCGTATGGTGCTTACTTTCAACGAAAACCCAGGCTTGGTGATGGAAATTGGAGGTCACACAGACAACGTTGGTACGGATGCCGCCAACTTAAAACTATCGCAAGAACGTGCAGATTCTGTACGGGAATATTTTATTGGAAAGGGTATTGAACCCGACCGCGTGCAAAGTAAAGGATACGGAGAAGCCAAACCCAAAGCCACCAATGACACCGAAGAAGGACGCCAAATCAACCGTCGGGTAGAGTTCAAGATTTTGAAGAAATAA
- a CDS encoding DUF5615 family PIN-like protein, which yields MKLLFDENISYRIIKQLIEIFPESLHVSRIGVSFPISDRIIWEYAKKNQLVIVTFDEDFESLANLYGFPPKVIILKLGNSSTKVIASVLTSKVIDLEHFYLSKTHGLLEIF from the coding sequence ATGAAGCTTTTATTCGACGAAAACATATCTTACCGAATTATAAAACAACTTATTGAAATTTTCCCTGAAAGCTTACATGTCAGTCGTATTGGGGTTTCCTTTCCAATTTCTGACCGTATAATTTGGGAATACGCTAAGAAAAATCAACTGGTCATCGTCACTTTTGATGAAGATTTTGAATCACTGGCTAACCTATATGGATTTCCTCCCAAGGTCATTATTTTAAAACTTGGCAACTCCTCCACAAAAGTCATTGCCTCTGTTTTAACATCAAAAGTTATTGACCTTGAACACTTCTATTTATCAAAGACTCATGGACTTTTAGAGATTTTCTAA
- a CDS encoding carbohydrate-binding domain-containing protein codes for MNQKRFAVASFVLALILVFQACKDKEITAENAATITSLNCSSATFSASATSGASFTATSSVPYTGGNGASYAEGTAIASTGVTGLTATLSAGTLADGNGTASFVITGTPASAGTANFSIDLGGQTCTLALPVTASKASVATLTGTVNPTTGTNGVAYTGTVTITYTGGNGGAYDVSTASSTGVEGLTATLAAGTLANGSGTLVYNIAGTPTSTGTAVFNLSLGGQTCTVSVAISASSTASTAKDTVVITYSGTSASVSNAFQNDGVTVTTSGADITVKSTNTSKEIVYLLSGTATKGSFKIYSEYKFNITLKGVSITNSAGPAINIQSSKKATINVVGTNTLVDGTTYATSSEDQKGTLFGEGQLSFMGTGTLNVTGNNKHAIVSDDYIYVSEANIVIKSAASDGIHANDYFAMDNGSVTVTAATSNGIEAEEGYVAINGGVVTINSVNDGITASYEGTDATITPYVLIKGGKITVTTTGDKGNAIKSESYTTIGRTDAVTLTVSGKGSKGIKTGGDCTITSGTVKITTSGAAYYDTADADIAAPAGINCDKNLAIKGGTLTVTSTGTGAKGISVDGTATVSGGTTTISATGTKYTYNTANTSEAKGFKSDGAFVMNNGELNIAATDDGLKSETSITINDGTLIITKATEGIESKTITFAGGLTNVTASNDGINASMGTTTGGTSSNDGSNVFIKGGIIIVAGSDGIDSNGNITITGGTTIVGGPTSSPEEGVDVNGSFLINGGVVISGGSNARMTKAMSTSSTQVSMYITSSAQLASSSLLRVEDASGKEMVTFKPKNANYYFHFSNPSLAKGSQYKIYFGGTYTGGSYVGNSSGWGLYTGGTYSNTGATLKSTTTTSSSATVNTIAF; via the coding sequence ATGAATCAAAAACGTTTTGCAGTAGCGAGCTTTGTCTTGGCTCTTATTTTGGTTTTTCAAGCCTGTAAAGACAAGGAAATCACCGCCGAAAACGCTGCCACCATCACATCATTAAATTGTTCAAGTGCTACCTTCTCAGCTTCTGCTACAAGCGGAGCTTCGTTTACTGCCACCTCGAGCGTCCCCTATACGGGCGGCAACGGCGCCTCCTACGCTGAAGGAACGGCCATTGCTTCTACGGGCGTAACGGGATTAACTGCTACCTTGTCGGCAGGTACTTTAGCTGATGGAAACGGCACCGCCAGTTTTGTGATTACGGGCACCCCTGCCTCGGCTGGAACTGCCAACTTTTCAATTGATTTAGGCGGGCAAACCTGTACGTTGGCATTGCCTGTCACTGCCTCAAAAGCGAGTGTCGCAACGCTCACGGGAACCGTAAATCCTACTACAGGAACCAACGGCGTGGCTTACACTGGCACAGTGACCATCACCTACACTGGCGGAAATGGCGGTGCTTATGATGTTTCGACGGCTTCATCGACGGGGGTAGAAGGGCTTACGGCTACTTTGGCAGCAGGCACGCTGGCCAATGGCTCGGGCACGCTGGTCTATAACATTGCGGGAACACCTACTTCGACGGGCACGGCTGTTTTTAACTTGAGTTTGGGAGGACAAACCTGCACGGTTTCGGTCGCTATCAGTGCTTCAAGCACCGCCTCTACTGCCAAAGACACCGTTGTGATTACCTATTCGGGAACCAGCGCTTCTGTTAGTAATGCCTTCCAAAACGACGGCGTAACAGTAACTACCAGCGGGGCTGATATCACCGTAAAATCAACCAATACCTCCAAAGAAATCGTGTACCTTTTATCGGGTACTGCCACCAAAGGAAGCTTTAAGATTTACAGCGAATACAAATTCAACATCACCCTCAAAGGCGTTAGCATTACCAACAGTGCAGGCCCTGCCATCAATATCCAGTCGAGCAAAAAAGCAACCATCAACGTAGTCGGCACCAACACCCTTGTCGATGGAACCACCTATGCCACCAGCTCAGAAGACCAAAAAGGAACACTTTTCGGAGAAGGGCAATTGAGTTTTATGGGAACAGGTACGTTGAACGTTACAGGTAACAACAAACACGCCATCGTATCCGACGACTATATTTACGTCAGCGAAGCCAATATCGTCATCAAATCGGCGGCTAGTGACGGTATTCACGCGAACGATTATTTTGCGATGGACAACGGAAGTGTTACTGTAACTGCCGCAACGAGTAATGGCATCGAAGCCGAAGAAGGCTACGTAGCCATCAACGGCGGGGTGGTCACCATCAATAGTGTCAACGACGGAATCACGGCTTCTTACGAGGGAACCGATGCTACCATTACGCCTTATGTTTTGATAAAAGGAGGCAAAATTACGGTCACAACGACGGGCGACAAAGGCAACGCCATCAAAAGCGAAAGCTACACAACAATTGGCAGAACCGATGCGGTTACACTTACGGTTTCGGGCAAAGGTTCTAAAGGAATCAAAACGGGCGGCGATTGCACCATTACCTCGGGTACGGTCAAAATTACCACCTCAGGAGCAGCTTATTACGATACTGCCGACGCCGACATTGCCGCCCCAGCGGGAATTAACTGCGACAAAAACCTCGCCATCAAAGGCGGAACGTTGACCGTCACCAGTACGGGAACAGGCGCCAAAGGCATCAGCGTTGACGGAACCGCCACCGTCAGCGGTGGAACAACCACTATCTCTGCCACTGGGACAAAATATACTTATAACACAGCCAATACCAGCGAAGCCAAGGGTTTTAAGAGCGACGGTGCTTTTGTGATGAACAACGGTGAACTCAACATTGCCGCTACCGACGATGGTCTAAAATCAGAAACGTCGATTACCATTAATGATGGCACCCTGATTATCACCAAAGCAACCGAAGGTATCGAGTCCAAAACTATCACCTTTGCGGGCGGACTTACCAACGTAACCGCCTCTAACGATGGAATTAATGCTTCCATGGGAACAACCACTGGTGGGACCTCATCCAATGACGGGAGTAATGTGTTCATTAAGGGTGGCATCATCATCGTTGCAGGAAGCGATGGAATAGACAGTAACGGAAATATTACGATTACTGGCGGAACAACCATCGTAGGCGGTCCCACAAGCTCACCCGAAGAGGGAGTGGACGTAAACGGCAGTTTTTTGATAAACGGAGGTGTCGTTATTTCAGGTGGCTCAAATGCCAGAATGACCAAAGCCATGAGTACAAGCTCTACACAAGTAAGTATGTACATCACCTCAAGTGCCCAACTAGCCTCGTCTTCACTATTACGGGTTGAAGATGCTTCTGGCAAAGAAATGGTAACTTTCAAACCTAAAAATGCCAATTATTATTTCCATTTCTCGAATCCAAGTTTAGCCAAAGGAAGTCAGTACAAAATCTATTTCGGCGGAACGTACACGGGCGGAAGCTACGTAGGTAACTCGTCAGGATGGGGCTTATACACGGGGGGCACGTATTCGAACACAGGAGCAACGCTCAAATCAACCACCACTACTTCGAGTTCTGCGACGGTCAATACCATTGCGTTTTAG
- a CDS encoding SIMPL domain-containing protein gives MKRFVLTAVLLVSSLSMFAQTSTTVDKDPIKKIEVTGTAELEIVPDELYFTISLKEYFKDEKNQKDKVSLETLEKQLIEAVKSAGLPKENLSISGVTGYREWTGKKKPQYFLAAKQFQLKLSNANNINDLMAKVDDRGVEYVNMSRVEHSKKEEFRRQVKINALKAAKEKAGYLLESIGEKLGEVLEIHEVEEGNVYPMYKQAQYNVRMMAADAMPESGGGLEYEKIKYSYRMNATFRIK, from the coding sequence ATGAAACGTTTCGTATTAACAGCCGTTTTGCTTGTATCAAGCCTATCCATGTTTGCTCAAACATCTACCACCGTGGACAAAGACCCCATCAAAAAAATCGAGGTAACAGGTACTGCCGAACTCGAAATCGTACCCGACGAGCTTTATTTCACTATTTCGTTGAAAGAATATTTTAAAGACGAAAAAAACCAGAAAGACAAAGTTTCGCTCGAAACGCTTGAAAAGCAATTGATTGAAGCCGTCAAAAGTGCAGGTTTGCCCAAAGAAAACCTCTCAATCAGTGGCGTAACAGGCTACCGCGAGTGGACAGGCAAGAAAAAACCGCAGTACTTTTTGGCCGCCAAGCAATTTCAATTGAAACTTTCAAACGCGAATAATATCAACGACCTCATGGCCAAAGTAGATGACCGTGGCGTCGAATACGTAAACATGAGTCGGGTAGAACACTCGAAAAAAGAGGAATTCCGTCGCCAAGTAAAAATCAACGCCCTCAAAGCAGCCAAGGAAAAAGCAGGCTATTTGTTGGAGTCGATTGGTGAAAAACTAGGCGAAGTACTCGAAATCCACGAAGTAGAAGAAGGCAACGTCTATCCGATGTACAAACAGGCTCAGTACAACGTACGGATGATGGCCGCCGATGCTATGCCTGAGTCGGGTGGTGGACTTGAATACGAAAAAATCAAGTACAGCTACCGTATGAATGCGACCTTCCGCATTAAATAA
- a CDS encoding family 10 glycosylhydrolase, whose product MSFLRYTLFLLLISCSLFAQPKREFRGVWIANVGNVDWPSQKGLSAQQQQQELRDLLDLIQLRGLNAVFFQIRNACDAVYESKLEPWSEWLTGQQGQSPGYDPLAFAIQECRKRNLEIHAWINPYRAVTDIRRASLAPNHIAKTHPDVLLSYGSLRILDPGRPEVRNFVTRVVMDVVRRYDVDGIHFDDYFYPYPVPKVNLNDEATFQNYSRGFTNKADWRRDNVNLLVKTVSDSIRRVKPWIKFGVSPFGIWRNRSSSPEGSNSRGFEAFSGNFSDSRKWVQEGWVDYIAPQVYWSMGSTTANYAQLVSWWSDNVSEPHLYIGHGVYKVNSDSHWKRPLEVPNQVRYNRSFENVHGSILFSAKTLRNNPNRFCDALCQEVYQSPALVPAMPWKTQAAPPSPRELTAKLNDNNTVTLSWSFPYQLTSERDKARYFVVYRSSQQSSIDLRSAQAIRSIVVNTEGESTFSFTDNQVKPNTKYNYTVSAFNRLHNESQPTEASSLTTNSKPIEAAPEPEKVILPLATQLKNAPIVANSEEPMEAVAAANEEEEDEEEQEVEETKTPAKPQNTSVASTESDEFLQIFPNPFNQQINIRYRLPAAAEVSLYVYDSRGTRVGALVVNKQQEAGNYTVPFNVQFMSEGTYYARLMAGEVQKTAKITLKH is encoded by the coding sequence ATGTCATTTTTGAGATATACACTTTTTTTACTGCTGATTAGTTGTTCACTTTTTGCCCAGCCCAAACGCGAGTTTCGGGGGGTATGGATTGCCAATGTGGGCAATGTTGACTGGCCTTCTCAAAAAGGGCTATCGGCGCAGCAACAGCAGCAAGAACTTCGCGATTTACTGGATTTGATTCAATTAAGGGGCCTAAATGCCGTTTTTTTTCAAATTCGCAACGCCTGCGATGCCGTTTATGAGAGCAAACTCGAACCTTGGTCGGAATGGCTAACGGGACAGCAGGGTCAATCACCTGGCTACGACCCGCTTGCTTTTGCCATTCAAGAATGCCGCAAGCGTAACCTTGAGATTCATGCTTGGATAAACCCCTACCGTGCCGTCACCGATATTCGTCGGGCTTCTCTGGCCCCCAACCACATCGCCAAAACGCACCCCGATGTACTTCTATCCTACGGCTCGTTACGTATTCTCGATCCAGGACGGCCCGAAGTGCGCAACTTCGTCACCCGCGTGGTTATGGACGTCGTTCGCCGCTACGATGTGGACGGCATTCATTTCGACGATTATTTTTACCCCTATCCCGTTCCTAAAGTAAACCTAAACGACGAAGCGACTTTCCAAAACTACAGCCGAGGTTTTACCAACAAAGCCGATTGGCGGCGCGATAATGTCAATTTGCTCGTCAAAACGGTATCAGATAGTATCCGCCGCGTCAAACCTTGGATTAAATTTGGGGTATCGCCTTTTGGAATTTGGCGCAATCGCAGCAGTTCTCCCGAAGGCTCCAATTCTCGTGGTTTTGAGGCTTTTTCAGGCAATTTTTCCGATTCTCGCAAATGGGTGCAAGAAGGCTGGGTGGACTACATTGCCCCGCAAGTGTATTGGAGCATGGGAAGTACGACCGCCAATTATGCCCAATTGGTGTCGTGGTGGAGTGATAATGTCTCCGAACCTCACCTCTACATTGGTCACGGCGTCTATAAAGTCAATAGCGACTCTCACTGGAAACGTCCATTGGAAGTTCCGAATCAAGTGCGCTATAATCGTTCGTTTGAGAATGTTCATGGAAGTATTTTATTCAGTGCCAAAACCCTGAGAAATAACCCCAACCGCTTTTGCGATGCCTTGTGCCAAGAAGTATATCAAAGCCCTGCCTTGGTGCCTGCCATGCCTTGGAAAACCCAAGCAGCTCCGCCAAGCCCCAGAGAACTGACCGCCAAGCTTAACGATAATAACACAGTAACCCTCTCGTGGTCTTTTCCTTATCAATTGACTTCTGAGCGTGACAAAGCCCGCTATTTTGTGGTGTATCGCAGCAGCCAGCAATCGTCGATTGACTTGCGCTCAGCCCAAGCCATTCGAAGCATTGTGGTAAATACCGAAGGTGAATCTACCTTCAGTTTTACCGATAATCAAGTAAAGCCCAACACCAAGTACAACTACACGGTGAGTGCTTTTAATCGCCTGCACAACGAAAGTCAACCCACGGAAGCCAGTAGCTTAACCACCAATTCCAAACCGATTGAGGCAGCGCCCGAGCCAGAGAAGGTTATTTTACCATTGGCAACCCAACTCAAAAACGCGCCTATAGTAGCTAATTCCGAAGAGCCTATGGAAGCCGTTGCGGCCGCCAATGAAGAAGAAGAGGACGAAGAAGAACAAGAAGTAGAAGAAACCAAAACACCTGCAAAACCACAAAACACTTCGGTAGCTTCAACCGAGTCGGATGAGTTTCTTCAAATTTTTCCGAATCCATTTAATCAACAAATCAACATTCGATACCGCTTGCCCGCCGCCGCCGAAGTGTCGCTTTACGTGTATGATTCGCGCGGAACGCGAGTGGGTGCATTGGTTGTCAACAAGCAACAAGAAGCTGGCAATTACACCGTTCCTTTCAATGTACAGTTCATGAGTGAAGGTACCTACTACGCTCGACTCATGGCGGGAGAAGTGCAGAAAACCGCCAAAATTACCTTGAAGCATTAG
- a CDS encoding Hsp20/alpha crystallin family protein — MKAKIEIPQDIITAIDYANTTNGGMSEPTLVVQQHEEGYEVKVKMAGVSADNFGLDVVNDRLWVYHFVNLFAERPEGLENLKTARTIGNLFLPNDVNVEEIVARFDAEANVLKISIPFNHAKRNFRRHIDIEKW, encoded by the coding sequence ATGAAAGCAAAAATTGAAATTCCGCAAGATATAATTACCGCCATCGACTACGCCAATACCACCAACGGGGGCATGAGCGAGCCTACTTTGGTGGTGCAGCAACACGAAGAAGGGTATGAAGTCAAAGTGAAAATGGCAGGAGTAAGTGCTGATAACTTTGGCCTAGATGTGGTCAATGACCGCCTTTGGGTATATCACTTTGTGAATCTTTTTGCCGAACGCCCCGAAGGCTTAGAAAACCTAAAAACAGCCCGTACGATTGGCAATCTGTTTTTACCCAATGACGTAAATGTAGAAGAAATTGTGGCGCGATTTGATGCCGAAGCCAACGTGCTAAAAATTTCAATTCCCTTTAATCACGCCAAGCGTAACTTCCGCCGTCATATCGATATTGAGAAATGGTAG
- a CDS encoding uridine kinase translates to MIIGIGGRSRSGKTTLAETLVWHERSQNKKAITLHQDDFVNRIEDIPLVRDHIDWEIPASIDFELLRKTVAFLQTQFDVVVVEGFLAFADAELNSMYDRCFFTVISEETFRIRKAADTRWGQEPEWYVTYIWESFLAYGQPPASLANLMEIDGAKPYPMEEIVDFLRHSGS, encoded by the coding sequence ATGATTATTGGCATTGGCGGCCGTAGCCGTTCTGGAAAAACAACCCTCGCCGAAACACTGGTTTGGCACGAACGTTCTCAAAACAAAAAGGCCATTACGCTGCACCAAGACGATTTTGTGAACCGAATTGAAGACATCCCGCTCGTTCGTGATCACATTGATTGGGAAATTCCTGCTTCGATTGACTTTGAACTGTTGCGTAAAACGGTTGCTTTTTTGCAGACTCAATTTGACGTTGTGGTAGTTGAAGGTTTTTTAGCTTTTGCCGATGCTGAATTAAATTCGATGTACGACCGTTGCTTTTTTACGGTTATTTCAGAAGAGACCTTTCGGATTCGGAAAGCGGCTGATACGCGCTGGGGGCAAGAACCCGAGTGGTACGTGACGTACATTTGGGAAAGTTTCTTAGCCTATGGTCAACCGCCCGCTTCGCTGGCCAATTTGATGGAGATTGATGGGGCAAAACCTTACCCAATGGAAGAAATTGTGGATTTTTTACGCCATTCTGGCAGTTAG
- a CDS encoding DUF433 domain-containing protein, with translation MINIQERLSINPEIRFGKPCIKGTRIAVWDILGWLASGMSHEEIIEDFPQLTQEDILASLAFAANREENTKILITAA, from the coding sequence ATGATAAATATTCAAGAACGGCTTAGTATCAATCCAGAAATTCGATTTGGTAAGCCTTGCATCAAAGGGACTCGTATCGCAGTATGGGATATTTTAGGCTGGTTAGCAAGTGGAATGAGCCACGAAGAAATCATTGAAGATTTTCCTCAACTCACCCAAGAGGACATTTTGGCGTCTTTAGCATTTGCTGCCAATCGTGAAGAAAATACCAAGATTTTGATTACAGCAGCATGA
- a CDS encoding VRR-NUC domain-containing protein yields MESLVPNEATSPVELPPKYYLDYFLFLVEFVEKLYGEILNDAEQQFIADFRALSEDAQCLFVRFSNRRGLFFRTNKLKYNELEDIPAALYELEERGFIESLDVKHEAYASEILNLFTKEEWIKLAPPTELSLKPLKKPDLIRFLSHTFTFELLVSRINSPELLGEPVIKVGYEVEVMMLKFLFFGNRHADMTEFVVRDLGKVNFERYRDDAYTARFATRQDAEDKFMVSLTAQQFYEFQEAATPPEEIFDWFMNWQASLHTLSDVAQPGYVKLINRVGAFLERQKLPEQALTVYQLTDQIPSRERRVRLLHRMGFVEEAMALCEAIAHAPQNADERFFALDFQEKITSTKKRVKKSVTRFLQESSSVQIPISYRYRVEQGVADYFVEKGYGAVHAENYPWRGLFGLIFWEIIYDTNVQAIHHPLQRMPSDFYQPDFYRKRAPQIRERLSELDTNEKIAQVLESTFIEKFGIANVLVDWNEILLELVKLIAQSLSPMQLRAILLEMATNLRENTRGFPDLMVWGEQGLELVEVKSPTDHLSAQQLHWMHFMADLGVNARVLRVEWKADSD; encoded by the coding sequence ATGGAGTCGCTAGTACCCAACGAAGCCACATCTCCCGTCGAACTTCCGCCCAAGTATTACCTAGATTACTTTTTATTTCTGGTTGAGTTTGTGGAAAAGCTTTACGGAGAAATCCTCAACGATGCTGAGCAACAGTTTATCGCCGATTTTCGAGCGCTGTCGGAGGATGCTCAGTGCCTTTTTGTGCGGTTTAGTAATCGGCGAGGGCTTTTTTTTAGAACCAATAAGTTGAAATACAATGAACTCGAAGATATTCCTGCGGCGCTTTACGAACTGGAAGAGCGGGGTTTTATTGAGTCTTTGGACGTAAAACACGAAGCTTATGCCAGCGAAATCCTGAATTTATTTACCAAAGAAGAATGGATAAAATTAGCACCGCCGACTGAATTATCGCTCAAACCCCTCAAAAAGCCCGATTTGATTCGTTTTTTGAGTCATACGTTTACGTTTGAGCTATTAGTATCGCGCATCAATTCCCCCGAATTGTTGGGGGAGCCTGTGATTAAAGTAGGCTACGAAGTGGAGGTGATGATGCTGAAGTTCTTGTTTTTTGGCAATCGTCATGCCGACATGACCGAGTTTGTGGTGCGTGATTTGGGCAAAGTGAATTTTGAACGCTACCGCGACGATGCTTACACGGCACGCTTCGCCACGCGCCAAGACGCCGAGGACAAGTTTATGGTGTCGCTGACAGCGCAGCAATTCTACGAATTTCAGGAAGCAGCCACTCCGCCCGAAGAAATTTTCGACTGGTTTATGAACTGGCAAGCGTCGTTGCACACGCTCAGCGATGTAGCACAACCTGGGTACGTTAAGTTGATAAATCGAGTGGGGGCTTTTTTGGAACGTCAAAAACTTCCCGAACAGGCCCTAACGGTGTATCAGTTGACTGACCAAATTCCGTCGCGGGAGCGTCGGGTTCGGTTGTTGCATCGGATGGGCTTTGTAGAGGAAGCGATGGCGTTGTGCGAGGCGATTGCTCATGCCCCCCAAAACGCTGACGAGCGTTTTTTTGCGCTCGATTTTCAAGAAAAAATTACGAGTACCAAAAAACGGGTGAAAAAGAGTGTCACGCGGTTTCTGCAAGAATCGAGCAGCGTACAGATTCCGATTAGCTATCGGTATCGGGTGGAGCAAGGAGTAGCCGATTATTTTGTGGAAAAAGGCTACGGGGCGGTTCATGCTGAAAACTATCCTTGGCGGGGGCTATTTGGGCTTATTTTTTGGGAAATTATTTACGACACCAACGTTCAGGCCATCCATCATCCCTTGCAGCGAATGCCGTCAGATTTTTATCAACCCGATTTTTACCGAAAACGCGCGCCTCAAATTCGTGAGCGACTATCGGAATTGGATACCAACGAAAAAATTGCCCAAGTGCTGGAAAGCACGTTTATCGAAAAGTTTGGGATTGCCAACGTGCTGGTCGATTGGAATGAAATCTTGTTGGAATTGGTGAAATTGATTGCCCAAAGCCTCAGCCCGATGCAGCTGCGGGCTATTTTGCTTGAAATGGCGACGAATTTACGCGAAAACACCCGAGGTTTTCCCGATTTGATGGTGTGGGGAGAGCAAGGCCTTGAATTGGTAGAAGTAAAATCTCCGACCGATCACCTTTCGGCCCAGCAGCTTCATTGGATGCACTTTATGGCCGATTTGGGGGTTAATGCGCGGGTGTTGCGCGTGGAGTGGAAAGCAGATTCAGACTAA